From Pseudorca crassidens isolate mPseCra1 chromosome 15, mPseCra1.hap1, whole genome shotgun sequence, one genomic window encodes:
- the LOC137207045 gene encoding LOW QUALITY PROTEIN: large ribosomal subunit protein eL32-like (The sequence of the model RefSeq protein was modified relative to this genomic sequence to represent the inferred CDS: substituted 1 base at 1 genomic stop codon): protein MAALRPLVKPKMVKKRTKKFIRHQSDQYAKIKRNWRKPRGIDNRVRRRFKGQILMPNIGYRSNKKTKHMLPSGFRKFLVHNVKELXVLLMCNKSYCAEIVHNVSSKNRKAIVERAAQLAIRVTNPNTRLHSEENE, encoded by the coding sequence ATGGCTGCCCTCAGACCCCTCGTGAAGCCCAAGATGGTCAAAAAGAGGACCAAGAAGTTCATCCGGCACCAGTCAGACCAATATGCCAAAATTAAGCGGAACTGGCGGAAACCCAGAGGCATTGACAACAGGGTGCGCAGGAGATTCAAGGGCCAGATCTTGATGCCCAACATCGGTTACAGGagcaacaagaaaacaaagcacaTGCTGCCCAGCGGCTTCCGGAAGTTCCTGGTCcacaatgtcaaggagctttaaGTGCTGCTGATGTGCAACAAGTCTTACTGTGCTGAGATTGTGCACAACGTCTCCTCCAAGAACCGCAAAGCCATTGTGGAGAGAGCAGCCCAGCTGGCCATCAGAGTCACCAATCCCAACACCAGGCTGCACAGCGAAGAAAATGAATAG